A window of Stigmatella aurantiaca contains these coding sequences:
- a CDS encoding class I SAM-dependent rRNA methyltransferase — protein MNVVRLELARGLGRHLRAGHPWVFRKALEQVPKIPAGSVVDLTEGGKFVARGYFDPHSAIAVRVLTRDSRETIDAGFMARRVRQALAERRSLIDLTDTDSFRLLHGEGDGLPGVVVDLYAGYAVLKLYSAGLTPYRHLLVEALKAALPELKGIIGRDEVARDDVEDEDGRGTGRMLYGAQAPELIPIRERGATFLVDAWRGQKTGFFLDQRENRFLIRRLAKDRDVLNCFCFSGGFSVNAALGGAKSVFSVDLDPDAIALARENFTRNGLPAERHDFLAADVFKIIQSFKDEGRTFDLIILDPPAFAKSQKAVQAALDGYASLNRQALALLKPGGLLATASCSARVSPNDFMGAVREAAFKAGVDLALVEERYQPPDHPVRLQFPEGKYLKFYVLGAV, from the coding sequence GTGAACGTCGTGAGACTCGAACTGGCCCGGGGCCTCGGGCGCCACCTGCGCGCCGGCCATCCGTGGGTGTTCCGCAAGGCGCTGGAGCAGGTGCCGAAGATTCCCGCGGGCAGCGTGGTGGACCTGACCGAGGGCGGGAAGTTCGTCGCGCGGGGCTACTTTGATCCGCACTCGGCCATCGCGGTGCGCGTGCTCACGCGGGACTCCCGGGAGACCATCGACGCGGGCTTCATGGCGCGGCGGGTGCGCCAGGCGCTCGCGGAGCGGCGCTCGCTCATCGACTTGACGGACACGGACAGCTTCCGTCTGCTGCACGGCGAGGGAGATGGGCTGCCGGGAGTGGTGGTGGACCTGTACGCGGGCTACGCGGTGCTCAAGCTGTACTCGGCGGGGCTGACGCCCTACCGCCACCTGCTGGTGGAGGCCCTCAAGGCGGCGCTGCCGGAGCTCAAGGGCATCATCGGCCGGGATGAGGTCGCCCGGGACGACGTGGAGGACGAGGACGGCCGGGGCACGGGGCGGATGCTCTACGGCGCGCAGGCCCCGGAACTCATCCCCATCCGCGAGCGGGGCGCCACCTTCCTGGTGGATGCCTGGCGCGGACAGAAGACGGGCTTCTTCCTGGATCAGCGGGAGAATCGCTTCCTCATCCGCCGCTTGGCGAAGGACCGGGACGTGCTCAACTGCTTCTGCTTCAGCGGTGGCTTCTCGGTGAACGCGGCGCTGGGCGGGGCCAAGAGCGTCTTCTCGGTGGACCTGGACCCGGATGCCATCGCCCTGGCGCGGGAGAACTTCACCCGCAACGGGCTGCCCGCCGAGCGCCATGACTTCCTCGCCGCGGACGTCTTCAAGATCATCCAGTCCTTCAAGGACGAGGGGCGCACCTTCGATCTGATCATCCTGGACCCGCCGGCGTTCGCGAAGAGCCAGAAGGCGGTGCAGGCGGCCCTCGACGGGTACGCCTCGCTCAACCGGCAGGCGCTGGCCCTGCTGAAGCCGGGCGGCTTGCTGGCCACGGCCTCCTGCTCGGCGCGCGTGAGCCCGAATGACTTCATGGGGGCGGTGCGGGAGGCGGCCTTCAAGGCGGGCGTGGACCTGGCCCTGGTGGAGGAGCGCTACCAGCCGCCCGACCACCCGGTCCGCCTGCAGTTCCCGGAAGGCAAGTACCTGAAGTTCTACGTGCTGGGCGCGGTGTAG
- a CDS encoding alpha/beta fold hydrolase has translation MLTVTVDGVPLRYRDVGQGLPVLLLHAFPLHGAAFDAQVAALSGRYRFIVPDQRGFGQSGLGAGPSEMSLLARDALALLDALKIDTAVVGGVSMGGYVAMALLREDAGRVRGLVLADTQASADDEAGRARREASAVEALDTGIEPLVQTLLPRLVAAGPDSSVGQQVAPLMRAASPAAVAAAQRGMALRHDSKDVLARYAGPALVVVGEQDAVTPLDRATQLAGLIPGAQLEVIPGAGHLANQEQPERFNAVLDRFLGALSR, from the coding sequence GTGCTGACCGTGACCGTGGATGGAGTTCCCCTGCGCTACCGCGACGTGGGCCAGGGGCTGCCCGTGCTTCTGCTGCATGCCTTTCCCCTGCATGGCGCGGCGTTCGACGCGCAGGTGGCGGCGCTGTCGGGGCGCTACCGCTTCATCGTCCCGGACCAGCGGGGCTTCGGGCAGAGCGGCCTGGGCGCGGGGCCCTCGGAGATGTCCCTCCTGGCGCGTGATGCCCTGGCGCTGCTGGACGCGCTGAAGATCGACACGGCGGTGGTGGGCGGGGTCTCCATGGGCGGGTACGTGGCCATGGCGCTCCTGCGCGAGGACGCGGGGCGGGTGCGCGGGCTGGTGCTCGCGGACACCCAGGCCTCCGCGGATGACGAGGCGGGCCGGGCGCGCCGCGAGGCCTCCGCCGTGGAGGCGCTGGACACGGGCATCGAGCCGCTCGTGCAGACCCTGCTGCCGCGCCTGGTGGCCGCTGGGCCGGATTCGTCCGTGGGCCAGCAGGTGGCCCCGCTGATGCGGGCAGCCTCCCCCGCTGCCGTGGCGGCCGCCCAGCGGGGCATGGCCTTGCGGCACGACAGCAAGGATGTCCTCGCGCGCTACGCGGGCCCCGCGCTCGTGGTGGTGGGCGAACAGGACGCGGTGACACCGCTCGACAGGGCGACGCAGCTCGCGGGCCTCATCCCGGGCGCACAATTGGAAGTCATTCCGGGCGCGGGCCACCTGGCCAACCAGGAGCAACCCGAGCGGTTCAACGCGGTGCTCGACCGCTTCCTGGGTGCGCTCTCCCGTTAA
- a CDS encoding HAD-IIB family hydrolase produces the protein MTAPSRPRPLREAGLSQVEGVFTDVDGTLTTGHRLRAQTVRALERLSEAGLKVVLVSGRPAGWGEAWARTLPVDGVIVENGGLFFFRKGGRLRKVYLEAPLERAANRRRLRSEVLRVLKRVPGAQLSSDSAYTEVDLAIDYNEEARLGDAAAGRIEALLRERGVTAVRSSVHVNCWLGRFDKLIATRRFAREAWGQALRPDGGRFVYAGDSFNDAPMFQAFALSVGVANVRSVLDRIEAPPAFITRAAEGRGFEELARAILVQRDRLQE, from the coding sequence GTGACGGCGCCTTCCCGGCCGCGGCCCCTCCGGGAGGCAGGGCTCTCCCAGGTGGAGGGGGTGTTCACGGATGTGGATGGCACCCTCACCACGGGCCACCGGCTGCGGGCGCAGACGGTGCGCGCGCTGGAGCGCCTGTCCGAGGCGGGCCTGAAGGTGGTGCTGGTGAGCGGGCGCCCGGCGGGGTGGGGCGAGGCCTGGGCCCGCACGCTGCCCGTGGATGGGGTCATCGTGGAGAACGGCGGACTCTTCTTCTTCCGGAAGGGGGGACGCCTGCGCAAGGTGTACCTGGAGGCTCCCTTGGAGCGGGCCGCGAACCGCCGCCGCCTGCGCTCGGAGGTGCTCCGGGTGCTCAAGCGGGTGCCTGGCGCCCAGCTCTCCTCGGACAGCGCGTACACCGAGGTGGACCTGGCCATCGACTACAACGAGGAGGCCCGGCTGGGGGACGCCGCCGCGGGCCGCATCGAGGCGCTGTTGCGCGAGCGCGGGGTGACGGCGGTGCGCTCCTCGGTGCACGTGAACTGCTGGCTGGGGCGGTTCGACAAGCTCATCGCGACGCGCCGCTTCGCCCGGGAGGCCTGGGGCCAGGCCCTGCGGCCGGACGGCGGCCGCTTCGTCTATGCCGGGGATTCTTTCAACGATGCTCCGATGTTCCAGGCCTTTGCCCTCAGCGTGGGTGTGGCCAATGTCCGGAGCGTGCTAGACCGCATCGAGGCGCCACCGGCCTTCATCACCCGGGCCGCCGAGGGACGCGGGTTCGAGGAACTGGCCCGTGCCATCCTCGTCCAGCGGGACCGCCTTCAGGAGTGA
- a CDS encoding cupin domain-containing protein — MFKADCDETAQAYSISEWWLEPNTQGPGAHAHPEDDVFFVLEGTMSILVGEKWLDAPPGSFVLVPGGVTHDFENRSQQRAGMLNFTPGVFEPEMEGIAQWFKEHPPGDVR; from the coding sequence ATGTTCAAGGCCGACTGCGACGAGACGGCGCAGGCCTACTCCATCTCCGAATGGTGGCTCGAGCCGAACACCCAGGGCCCCGGTGCGCACGCGCACCCGGAGGATGATGTGTTCTTCGTCCTCGAAGGCACGATGAGCATCCTGGTCGGGGAGAAGTGGCTCGATGCGCCCCCCGGCTCCTTCGTGCTCGTGCCTGGCGGGGTGACCCACGACTTCGAGAACCGGAGCCAGCAGCGCGCAGGGATGCTCAACTTCACCCCGGGCGTCTTCGAGCCCGAGATGGAGGGCATCGCCCAGTGGTTCAAGGAACATCCCCCGGGGGATGTGCGCTGA
- a CDS encoding dipeptidase, whose protein sequence is MSDVNELHRRWCIADGHADSLMWNRDLCVRSKEGHVDFPRLHEAGVKLQCFTLVTRGFPFVGGFPVFAAWRGWPRQARSSEWHRALWQIEQLEAFCGRSEGRVAVTRTGAALEENLAQGRLSAILGVEGGHALEGQVARIAELHARGVRFMGLTHLSNNALGGSSFPMMGNRGLTPLGREVVEEMTRVGMSVDVAHASERTLEELFTLSPSVRFFSSHTGVRGAGGGWRNLSDASLRCIAERGGVVGIILAPVYLGGDTLEDVARHIEHALSVMGEEGVAIGSDYDGMVALPKGMRDVTDLPRLTEVLLRRHPEARVERILGGNFRRFFRETLGG, encoded by the coding sequence ATGAGCGACGTGAACGAACTCCATCGGCGCTGGTGCATCGCGGACGGTCATGCGGATTCGCTCATGTGGAACCGCGATCTGTGTGTCCGGTCCAAGGAAGGGCACGTGGACTTCCCCCGGCTTCACGAGGCCGGGGTGAAATTGCAGTGCTTCACCCTCGTCACGCGGGGCTTCCCGTTCGTGGGCGGCTTTCCCGTGTTCGCCGCCTGGAGGGGCTGGCCCCGGCAGGCCCGCTCCAGCGAGTGGCACCGGGCCCTCTGGCAGATTGAGCAGTTGGAGGCGTTCTGCGGCCGCTCCGAGGGGCGCGTGGCGGTGACCCGCACCGGGGCGGCCCTGGAGGAGAACCTCGCGCAGGGGCGCCTGTCGGCCATCCTCGGGGTGGAGGGGGGCCATGCGCTGGAGGGGCAGGTGGCGCGCATCGCGGAGCTGCACGCGCGTGGGGTGCGCTTCATGGGGCTGACCCACCTGTCCAACAACGCGCTGGGCGGCTCCTCGTTTCCCATGATGGGCAACCGGGGGCTTACCCCGCTGGGGCGCGAGGTGGTGGAGGAGATGACGCGCGTGGGCATGAGCGTGGATGTGGCGCATGCCTCCGAGCGCACCCTGGAGGAACTGTTCACCCTGTCGCCCTCGGTGCGGTTCTTCTCCTCGCACACGGGGGTGCGGGGCGCGGGCGGCGGGTGGCGCAACCTCTCGGATGCGTCCTTGCGGTGCATCGCGGAGCGGGGCGGGGTGGTGGGCATCATCCTCGCGCCCGTGTACCTGGGCGGGGACACCCTGGAGGATGTGGCCCGGCACATCGAGCATGCGCTGAGCGTCATGGGGGAGGAGGGGGTGGCGATTGGCTCCGACTATGACGGGATGGTGGCGCTGCCCAAGGGCATGCGGGACGTGACGGACCTGCCCCGCCTCACCGAGGTGCTGCTGCGGCGCCACCCGGAGGCCCGGGTGGAGCGCATCCTGGGGGGAAACTTCCGGCGGTTCTTCCGGGAGACGCTCGGCGGTTGA
- the corA gene encoding magnesium/cobalt transporter CorA, with protein MKVQVCLLHEGRVLTGGEELLEQPGTKWIDVLTPGEEGMRRLAERFRLHKLAVEDCLHLDQRPKLEAYPEHHFVVLQGFTTGKDICDLTLHEHHFFLGPGWLISVHEFPFDAHDEVRRRVEADPPATLGRGVDFILYMLADTLVDRQFPILDAFSEELEDLETAIFEQPDRAQLQRIFELKRMLVHFRRVLSPQRDVVGMLSRGGISHIQERTTLYFRDVYDHLIRVYEQIDSGRDILGNAMDGYLSMVANKTNDITKQLTIFATLFLPLSFIVGFFGQNFDALSGRGYYYTMWGLLVAFPLALVGWFKHKKWL; from the coding sequence ATGAAGGTCCAGGTCTGCCTCCTCCACGAGGGACGGGTGCTCACAGGGGGCGAAGAGCTCCTGGAGCAGCCCGGCACCAAGTGGATCGACGTCCTCACCCCCGGGGAGGAGGGCATGCGCCGGCTCGCCGAGCGCTTCCGCCTCCACAAGCTGGCCGTCGAGGACTGCCTCCACCTGGACCAGCGCCCCAAGCTCGAGGCCTACCCCGAGCACCACTTCGTCGTCCTGCAGGGCTTCACCACCGGCAAGGACATCTGCGACCTGACCCTACACGAGCACCACTTCTTCCTCGGGCCCGGCTGGCTCATCAGCGTTCACGAGTTCCCGTTCGATGCCCACGACGAGGTGCGCCGCCGCGTGGAGGCCGACCCCCCGGCGACGCTCGGGCGCGGGGTGGACTTCATCCTCTACATGCTGGCGGACACGCTGGTGGACCGGCAGTTCCCCATCCTGGATGCCTTCAGCGAAGAGCTGGAAGACCTGGAGACGGCCATCTTCGAGCAGCCGGACCGGGCGCAGCTCCAGCGCATCTTCGAGCTCAAGCGCATGCTGGTGCATTTCCGCCGGGTGCTCTCGCCGCAGCGGGACGTGGTGGGGATGCTGTCGCGCGGCGGCATCTCCCACATTCAAGAGCGCACCACGCTGTACTTCCGGGACGTGTACGATCACCTCATCCGGGTGTACGAGCAGATCGACTCCGGGCGCGACATCCTGGGCAACGCCATGGACGGCTACCTGTCCATGGTGGCCAACAAGACGAACGACATCACCAAGCAGCTCACCATCTTCGCCACCCTCTTCCTGCCCCTGTCCTTCATCGTCGGCTTCTTCGGCCAGAACTTCGATGCGCTCTCGGGGCGCGGCTACTACTACACGATGTGGGGCTTGCTCGTGGCGTTCCCGCTCGCGCTCGTCGGCTGGTTCAAACACAAGAAGTGGCTCTGA
- a CDS encoding N,N-dimethylformamidase beta subunit family domain-containing protein, which yields MPSEHFEPPVAASVAWRQAGFEGPAVRFVRAKASEARQARRGDASWRRGKPAKPEELDVHVSLSSAQWGEPVTVKVSTPGAADLRVEVFRQGFYGGAGALKVWDGGLRKAATAAPCSRVQDVAVRPCPAQETFSFTVEKDWSPGLYLVKVTRADGVRSLHSLLVKARPAAATQT from the coding sequence ATGCCTTCCGAGCATTTCGAGCCTCCGGTGGCCGCGTCCGTGGCCTGGAGGCAGGCCGGGTTTGAAGGACCGGCGGTGCGGTTCGTTCGCGCCAAGGCCTCCGAGGCCAGGCAGGCCCGCCGGGGAGACGCCTCCTGGCGCCGCGGCAAGCCCGCGAAGCCCGAGGAGCTCGATGTCCACGTCTCCTTGAGCTCCGCGCAGTGGGGCGAGCCCGTGACGGTGAAGGTCTCGACGCCGGGCGCCGCGGACCTGCGCGTGGAGGTGTTCCGCCAGGGCTTCTACGGCGGCGCGGGGGCCCTCAAGGTGTGGGATGGCGGCTTGCGGAAGGCGGCCACGGCCGCTCCCTGTTCCCGGGTGCAGGACGTGGCCGTGCGTCCGTGTCCGGCGCAGGAGACGTTCTCCTTCACGGTGGAGAAGGATTGGAGCCCCGGGCTCTACCTGGTGAAGGTGACGCGCGCGGATGGGGTGCGGAGCCTGCACTCGCTGCTGGTCAAGGCCCGGCCGGCCGCGGCCACCCAGACTTAA